A single window of Zea mays cultivar B73 chromosome 10, Zm-B73-REFERENCE-NAM-5.0, whole genome shotgun sequence DNA harbors:
- the LOC100283636 gene encoding ATGP4, whose translation MAEKEGAKVGAEEMEEREQEGEAEEVEVKFRLFDGSDIGPVRCNAAATTVAALKDRVVADWPKDKSIIPKTASDVKLISGGKILENDKNVAQCRAPFGDLPSSAITMHVVVQPSSAKSKPDKKANKLPKTTRCSCTIL comes from the exons ATGGCGGAGAAGGAGGGAGCGAAGGTTGGAGCGGAAGAGATGGAAGAGCGGGAGCAGGAAGGGGAGGCAGAGGAGGTGGAGGTGAAGTTTCGTCTCTTCGATGGCTCTGACATCGGTCCCGTGCGCTGCAACGCCGCCGCCACTACCGTAGCCGCCCTCAAGGATCGCGTCGTCGCCGATTGGCCCAAAG ATAAATCAATTATCCCAAAGACTGCTAGTGATGTGAAACTAATAAGTGGAGGCAAAATTCTAGAAAATGACAAGAATGTTGCACAGTGCAGAGCTCCTTTTGGTGATCTTCCCAGTAGTGCTATCACGATGCATGTTGTTGTTCAACCATCGTCAGCAAAATCAAAACCAG ATAAGAAGGCGAACAAGTTGCCCAAAACCACTCGTTGCTCATGTACCATACTATGA